A window from Terriglobia bacterium encodes these proteins:
- a CDS encoding serine/threonine protein kinase, with product MPSASTPFDHGRFLPGTILVERYRVYGLLGRGGMGEVYRADDLRLGQTVALKFLPRSVERDEARRARFLNEVRIARQISHTNVCRVYDVGDVDGRHFISMEFVDGEDLAALLRRIGRLPKDKAVQIARQLCAGLAAAHEQGVLHRDLKPANVMIDGRGRARITDFGLAELAGTTDGATTAGGTPAYMAPEQLAGDAATVKSDLYALGLVLYELFTGKRPFVATDPRELARLQQETEPTTPSSHVEGFDPAVEGVILRCLRKDPRERPSSALSVAAALPGGDPLAAALAAGETPSPELVAEAGQVGGLAPAAAWACLSALAVGVLSVVLLSARTQVLRMVPLPKSPEILAERARTLAEELGPTDAPLDSAFDFAPDEAYFDYVAKHDPSPERWSRLIAGRPPAIAFWLRQSPTYLLPYDRYWLDSTQEDPPPTVPGMTSLVLDPLGRLERFERVPPPGDDATIAVPAVDWSVFFRAAALDEGALRAAEPRWTPPVYADRRFAWEGGYPDDRDESIRVEAASHQGKPVFFRILHPWTQPVGAQDSPTSVLVRASNVALAGLMVGILIGGVLLARRNVRVGKGDRKGAIRLGAFVLAAGWLAVLLDGHFVASINMANRVIGSLAFPLLVSALVGVFYLALEPYVRRFWPRMIVSWVRLLDGRVRDPLVGRDALLGLLAGTAARLIDQLFQLASARLGVGAVLLDRIAGPPLNVQLVGLRGIRTSLGGVAGYVVVPLLVSLGVLMLLLLCRVVLRRRWLAIAAFLILMTVPGIPSDVDVAPLLVWSAIGSLVQVIVLFRFGFLPLVVGSFFHTMLMSFPMTTDPSAWYAGQTFLVIVVAGAIAAYAIRTALPSRSAQPLGPAGA from the coding sequence GTGCCCTCCGCTTCCACGCCCTTCGACCACGGGCGCTTCCTCCCAGGCACGATCCTCGTCGAGCGGTACCGGGTCTACGGCTTGCTCGGGCGGGGAGGCATGGGAGAGGTGTACCGCGCCGACGACCTGAGGCTCGGACAGACCGTCGCGCTGAAGTTCCTGCCTCGTTCCGTCGAGCGCGACGAGGCGCGGCGCGCGCGCTTTCTCAACGAGGTGAGGATCGCCCGGCAGATCTCGCACACGAACGTCTGCCGCGTGTACGACGTGGGGGACGTCGACGGCCGCCACTTCATCTCGATGGAATTCGTGGACGGCGAGGATCTGGCCGCTCTGCTCCGACGCATCGGCCGCCTCCCGAAGGACAAGGCGGTTCAGATCGCCCGGCAGCTGTGCGCCGGGCTCGCGGCGGCCCACGAGCAGGGGGTCCTCCACCGGGATCTCAAGCCGGCGAACGTGATGATCGACGGGCGGGGCAGGGCGCGGATCACCGACTTCGGCCTGGCGGAGCTGGCCGGGACGACCGACGGCGCGACCACCGCCGGCGGCACGCCGGCGTACATGGCGCCCGAGCAGCTCGCCGGCGATGCGGCTACCGTCAAGAGCGACCTCTACGCCCTCGGCCTCGTGCTCTACGAGCTGTTCACTGGGAAGCGCCCGTTCGTCGCGACCGATCCGCGGGAGCTCGCGCGGCTCCAGCAGGAAACCGAGCCGACGACCCCGTCGAGCCACGTCGAGGGTTTCGATCCCGCCGTCGAGGGGGTCATCCTCCGATGCCTGCGGAAGGACCCGCGGGAGCGGCCGAGCTCGGCGCTCTCGGTCGCCGCCGCGCTTCCGGGCGGGGACCCGCTCGCCGCGGCGCTCGCCGCGGGGGAGACGCCGTCGCCGGAGCTCGTCGCCGAGGCGGGGCAGGTGGGGGGGCTCGCCCCGGCCGCGGCCTGGGCGTGCCTCTCCGCTCTCGCCGTCGGCGTTCTCTCCGTCGTGCTGCTTTCGGCAAGGACTCAGGTCCTGCGAATGGTCCCGCTACCCAAGTCGCCCGAGATCCTCGCGGAGCGCGCTCGGACGCTCGCGGAGGAGCTGGGACCCACGGATGCGCCGCTCGACTCGGCGTTCGACTTCGCCCCGGACGAGGCCTACTTCGACTACGTCGCGAAGCACGATCCCTCTCCCGAGCGCTGGAGCCGGCTCATCGCGGGACGGCCCCCGGCGATCGCATTCTGGCTCCGGCAGAGTCCGACGTATCTCCTTCCGTACGACAGGTACTGGCTGGATTCGACCCAGGAGGACCCTCCCCCGACCGTTCCCGGAATGACGAGCCTCGTTCTCGATCCGCTTGGCCGCCTCGAGCGGTTCGAGCGCGTTCCTCCCCCGGGCGACGACGCGACGATCGCGGTCCCGGCCGTCGACTGGTCCGTCTTCTTTCGGGCGGCCGCGCTGGACGAGGGCGCGCTTCGAGCGGCCGAACCGCGCTGGACCCCGCCGGTCTACGCCGACCGGCGCTTCGCGTGGGAAGGAGGCTACCCGGACGACCGAGACGAATCGATTCGCGTCGAGGCCGCGTCCCACCAGGGCAAGCCGGTCTTCTTCCGGATCCTACATCCGTGGACTCAACCCGTGGGCGCGCAGGACTCTCCCACGAGCGTTCTCGTGCGCGCCTCGAACGTGGCGCTGGCCGGCCTCATGGTCGGCATTCTCATCGGAGGCGTCCTCCTCGCGCGAAGGAACGTGCGGGTCGGGAAGGGGGATCGCAAGGGGGCGATCCGGCTCGGGGCGTTCGTTCTCGCCGCAGGATGGCTGGCAGTCCTGCTGGACGGGCACTTCGTCGCGTCGATCAATATGGCGAACCGGGTCATCGGCTCCCTCGCCTTCCCGCTTCTCGTCTCGGCGCTGGTCGGCGTGTTCTATCTCGCGCTCGAGCCGTACGTTCGGCGCTTCTGGCCCCGGATGATCGTCTCCTGGGTGCGTCTGCTCGACGGTCGCGTCCGCGATCCCCTCGTCGGGCGGGACGCGCTCCTCGGTCTCCTCGCGGGGACGGCCGCCCGCCTGATCGATCAGCTCTTCCAGCTCGCCTCCGCGCGACTCGGCGTCGGGGCGGTCCTGCTCGACCGGATCGCCGGCCCCCCTCTCAACGTTCAACTCGTCGGCCTGCGAGGAATCCGAACCTCGCTGGGAGGCGTTGCGGGCTACGTCGTCGTGCCGCTGCTCGTCTCTCTCGGCGTTCTCATGCTCCTGCTCCTGTGCCGCGTCGTCCTGAGAAGGCGCTGGCTCGCGATCGCGGCGTTCCTGATTCTGATGACGGTACCGGGGATCCCCTCCGACGTCGATGTCGCTCCGCTCCTGGTGTGGAGTGCCATCGGGTCGTTGGTCCAGGTGATCGTTCTCTTCCGCTTCGGATTCCTTCCGCTGGTCGTCGGTTCGTTCTTCCACACGATGCTGATGAGCTTCCCGATGACCACGGACCCGTCCGCCTGGTATGCGGGGCAGACGTTCCTGGTGATCGTCGTCGCCGGAGCGATCGCCGCGTACGCCATCCGCACCGCGCTCCCGAGCCGGTCCGCGCAGCCGCTCGGCCCGGCTGGGGCATGA
- a CDS encoding M20/M25/M40 family metallo-hydrolase encodes MRSIPKKAISAAIVAWATLLVPSAVHAADADLSDIRREIAKRHDEAVKRLRDWIAAPSIAAESRGYPDGARLMAQLARDAGFQQATVIETDGKPGVFATLDAGAAKSVGLYFMYDVKQFDQAEWTSPPLEARIVDKAGIGRVIVGRGAVNQKGPEAAFLAALHAIRGAGKKMPVNLVLVAEGEEEIGSPHIGQLVHRPDVEAALRRTVGVFMPSAGQDLDGVVPVSLGGKGIVELELVSGGETWGRGPAKDIHSSLKAMVDSPVWRLVKALDTLVSADGNTITIDDYPKPRPLTVEEKEMVAAAAKRSDEATMKAQFSVKHWIDDLPWAEANERLESQPTVNIEGLVGGYTGPGGKTVLPHRAAAKLDLRLVPDMKFADAVAALKRHLAKRGFADIEVNVTGGYDPTSTSRDAPLIQAQVAVLKRDGIDPVMWLRNAGSYPGYVFTGAPLNLAAGHFGLGHGSGAHAPDEYYVIESTNPRIQGFDGAAMSFVEYLYELGK; translated from the coding sequence ATGCGCTCCATACCGAAGAAGGCGATCTCGGCGGCGATCGTTGCGTGGGCCACGCTCCTCGTCCCGAGCGCCGTCCACGCGGCCGATGCCGACCTGAGCGACATCCGGCGTGAGATCGCGAAGCGGCACGACGAGGCCGTGAAGCGGCTCAGGGACTGGATCGCGGCACCGTCGATCGCAGCCGAGAGCCGCGGCTATCCGGACGGCGCCCGACTCATGGCGCAGCTCGCCCGGGACGCCGGCTTCCAGCAGGCGACCGTGATCGAGACCGACGGGAAGCCTGGCGTGTTCGCGACGCTCGATGCCGGCGCGGCGAAATCGGTCGGTCTGTACTTCATGTACGACGTCAAGCAGTTCGACCAGGCCGAGTGGACCTCGCCGCCGCTCGAGGCGCGAATCGTCGACAAGGCCGGCATCGGCAGGGTGATCGTCGGACGGGGAGCGGTGAACCAAAAGGGACCCGAGGCGGCGTTCTTGGCGGCCCTGCACGCGATCCGAGGCGCCGGGAAGAAGATGCCGGTGAACCTCGTGCTCGTCGCGGAGGGCGAGGAAGAAATCGGCTCGCCGCACATCGGGCAGCTCGTCCACCGGCCCGACGTCGAGGCCGCGCTGCGAAGGACCGTCGGCGTCTTCATGCCGTCGGCGGGGCAGGATCTCGACGGCGTCGTCCCGGTCAGCCTCGGCGGGAAGGGCATCGTCGAGCTCGAGCTGGTGTCCGGCGGCGAGACGTGGGGGCGCGGACCGGCGAAGGACATTCACTCGTCGCTGAAGGCGATGGTCGACAGCCCCGTGTGGCGCCTGGTGAAGGCGCTCGACACCCTCGTTTCGGCCGACGGGAACACCATCACGATCGACGACTATCCGAAGCCGCGGCCGCTCACCGTCGAGGAAAAGGAGATGGTGGCCGCGGCGGCGAAACGGAGCGACGAAGCCACGATGAAGGCGCAGTTCAGCGTGAAACACTGGATCGACGACCTGCCGTGGGCGGAAGCGAACGAGCGGCTGGAGTCGCAGCCGACGGTCAACATCGAAGGGCTCGTGGGGGGCTACACGGGACCGGGAGGCAAGACCGTCCTTCCGCACCGCGCGGCGGCGAAGCTCGACCTGCGCCTCGTGCCGGACATGAAGTTCGCGGATGCGGTCGCCGCGCTGAAGCGTCACCTCGCGAAGCGCGGGTTCGCCGACATCGAGGTGAACGTGACGGGCGGGTACGATCCGACGAGCACCTCTAGGGACGCCCCGCTGATCCAGGCGCAGGTGGCGGTGCTGAAACGTGACGGCATCGATCCCGTGATGTGGCTGCGCAACGCCGGATCGTACCCGGGTTATGTCTTCACCGGGGCCCCGCTCAATCTCGCTGCCGGCCACTTCGGTCTGGGGCACGGGAGCGGCGCCCACGCGCCCGACGAGTACTACGTCATCGAGTCGACCAACCCCAGGATCCAGGGTTTCGACGGCGCGGCGATGTCGTTCGTGGAGTATCTGTACGAGCTCGGCAAGTGA